One window of Mauremys reevesii isolate NIE-2019 linkage group 4, ASM1616193v1, whole genome shotgun sequence genomic DNA carries:
- the FGF4 gene encoding fibroblast growth factor 4, which produces MLIRMTLPSAFLPILLLGLLSPWVVRCVPFSAQHNDTLEWRWETLFSRSMARLPGERKEISRDGDYLLGIKRLRRLYCNVGIGFHIQVLPDGRINGIHNENRYSLLEISPVERGVVSLFGVKSGLFVAMNSKGKLYGSTHFNDECKFKEILLPNNYNAYESRIYPGMYIALSKNGRTKKGNKVSPTMTVTHFLPRI; this is translated from the exons ATGTTGATCAGGATGACTCTCCCCTCGGCCTTCTTGCCAATCTTGCTCCTGGGACTGCTTTCGCCTTGGGTGGTGCGCTGCGTTCCTTTCTCTGCCCAGCACAACGACACCCTGGAGTGGCGCTGGGAGACTCTCTTCTCTCGCTCCATGGCCAGGCTCCCGGGGGAGAGGAAAGAGATCAGCCGGGACGGTGACTATCTGCTGGGCATCAAGAGGCTGCGACGTCTCTACTGTAACGTAGGCATCGGGTTTCACATCCAGGTCTTGCCAGACGGCAGAATCAACGGGATTCACAACGAAAATCGATACA GTCTGCTTGAAATTTCTCCAGTGGAAAGAGGAGTGGTGAGCCTATTTGGTGTTAAAAGTGGACTCTTCGTAGCCATGAATAGCAAAGGCAAGCTCTATGGATCT ACCCATTTCAACGATGAGTGTAAATTCAAAGAGATTCTCCTGCCGAACAACTACAATGCTTACGAGTCCAGGATTTACCCTGGCATGTACATAGCTCTGAGCAAAAATGGAAGAACAAAGAAAGGCAACAAAGTGTCTCCCACAATGACAGTGACACATTTTCTTCCTAGAATCTGA